The genomic stretch CTTTCAACACTCTTCTCCACAACATCTTTGGTAGAAACTGACTTCAACTTGCCACCCGTTGAAGTTGTCTCCTTTATACCCCTTCTGGTAGTCATACTCTTATTCATAGACTCAACATTACTCATTTCTACTGACTCCGACTCAACCACTCGACTCCTTACAGCTTCATCTTCAACAATGTGCTCTAGGCCACCCTTCTTCCCACCCACAATATACACATCACATATTTGATGCTTCACTGTGGTCAGGAACTTCAACATTAACATCACCTCTGCATCACCTGTGATGTTAATAAACTCCATTCCCCATTTTCTCTTGAAGCATAGCCTATCCCAGCTATCAAACCCTAGCTTATTCAGTTCATCGACTAGGTCGAAGTAACCAAATCTATCTGGTTCAAAACCACTACCTTCCCACATTTCCCCACCTACGTATTTCTCACAAATCCTCCCATCAGGAATGAAATGCCCACCATGGTAAATCCGAAGCAGGAAAGGTTTGTTCGGATTCGGCTTGTCTGGCCAGAAACCCGGCCACATCTTCATGTTGACGAAGCCTGAAGCGCAGCTCGTCGCTGTCTGTCGCTGTTGCAGGTAAGCCAATAGACTCGTCGTCGTCGATTAGGCCGTCGTCGCTCGCTCTTTCGTCGTCGTCGTCGATTATGCCGCCGTCGTCGTTGCAGCTTGTCGATTAGGTTAGGTTACGCGATTTGTGGATTGATTTGGGGACGAATTTGTGGGGTGATTTGGGGGTGGGGTGATTTGGGGGACGAATTTGAGGggggttttttatttttgtattttttttatttaattacacAGTCAACAATTATTGGCCATGTCAGGCGCCACGAGGCGCCACGTCAATTAAATTTGACACGTCAGCTCGCTCTTTCGCCGGAATTACCGTCGTGAGAAATACCAGACAAAATgcaaagttcgtgactttatacgccaacTTTAAagctcgtgggaaaaaccggaattcgggcaaagttcatgacttttaaggcagttatccctaaataattATACTAACCTCTTCACCCTCCCTTGCCTCCTAATCCACAAATTGAGAATTAGTACCATTTTCCACATTAATAACCACTTATATTAGATTACCTTTTTCGCAAGAATTTTTTATATCAGTTGACTTTAAAACATTAATTAACCTCTTCACGTAACAAAAACTATTAATGTTAAcatgactttttttttgtttttttctaaattaattTCGGTCTTCCTCCTCACTATACAATCGAAAtttaaaacacaaacaaaaaagtACATTCGGTTTTTATGGAAGAGAAGTTATCATTAAAAATTCAACTAaattcattaaatataaaacaaatattaatATCAACAACCTCATTAAATGTACACACAAAGGTAATAAAAATTTTCCCAAAATTGTACTGTATCAAAATTTTCTTAGAAAAATTACACCAAAAAGAACATCTCAAACtttgatgatatttttttaaaagatcAAAATCATAAAGAGAACATCTTAAAATTTGACATAAAGACCTAATATTCATTCTTTTTGTCAAATATGGAGTCTCAaaaactcaacaaaacactGGATATCTCTATCTCATAGTCTGATAGTCATATATATGTATTAGCGAGTCCAATTTTGTATTGTTGCTATAATGAAAAAACAAAGTTGATATTCTCCTTTGCCGTTGTATGCAAAGTTCCGGCAGACGACCAGGCCGGCCGAAATCAGAAATATTTGAGACTCATCTATGCTCGGAATATTCTTTTTGAGTTAGGCCCGATCGGGCCGGCTAGTTTTGACTATGGCCACTGGTCTCCAAAATCATTTGAAATGTGTAATAATGGTTCATCTATCATCCTTTATAGGCTAAGGTGGAGGTTTGATTATTAGTATTCTTTAAGCAAGCTGGTTTTAATATAGTAATGTTGACTGCCATAATAGTTCTGTGAATCATTAGATTAGATAATTACACCCTCATACGAGACTAATTAACTGAGCTATTCACATAATCAGATAGtaacaaattaaattcataacataatcaattatttttttctcactATAGTTTTACAAAGTTAATCAATGGAAATAAAGGACAAGATTGACAaaagatataataaaatatcacAATAAAAAACTCTGGAAATTCGTTCTTTTTTTAACATCATCAATAATTGACTAATCACATGAAAATAAGATTATGCGAGCGGCGTCCCAAATGGAAGAGGTATTTAAAACAACACCTTGACCAATCATTAAGCTCTACTAGAAGTGATTGACATTGGAAAAaactaataatattattttcagaggaccataattataaaaaattaaaatagactAGTATATTCTTATTGAGACGTTAGTGATTTCACTTTGGTATAATGCCCCCTCCATTTTCAATATTAGTGCTCTCCCAATTCAAGTTCAACAATTTGAATATTTGATGGTGAATGTAGCAATACTATAGTGGAAAGCTAtgtttatctttgaattttGTCAGTTACCATACACGTCATGGTGTTTGAATAATATGAATACCCCTGAAAAaaggataaaataaataaaaattgtattATAAGACCTGATATTTTAAATACTCTCTAGAAATAAAACTACTAAGAAATATTTCGCCCGTTaccattaaaaaatgaaaaagaaaagcaGCAGTTCACACACGAAAACTCAAATATAGCTGGACTTTGAATACATTTTACATTTGACAACTAAATCACCATATTGATAAGGCTTTTCAAATCATTTCAAAATATGCAGTTTTGAGTTTCGAAAATGGTAAATCAATGACGGAACTATATTCCAGAAAAACTTAAATAACAGAAAAAAGTGGGAGCTAACATTAGAGATGTCAGTGGTTGATCACTACTTTTGCAAGATCTGGACTTCACTGTCAATTTATTTTCTGTAGCATTCCATCTTCCTCAAATCATAAGCCCCaggatttttttaaatttcaagcTACAAAACCTGCAAGCATCTTTTCTTCAACCTGCAGGGGAATACTTTTTGCACTTACGGGAGAATCGATGCATTAATAGCAAAGCTAGGAGCAGATCAGCATCCAGGCTCCTGCTTCACGGGTGCCATACTTGATGAGCTGAACATGATCATCGGCTGAAAATGGAACAGAATTGAGTGGGGACATGTCTAATATAGATTTGTGTACTTATCAATAAGCAACAAGGTTAGCTTGGTCAATGGTCACAGAACCACAGTATTACCCAAACATTTTCCAACGAAGTGGGTTTTTATCTTCTTCTTTGTGCTATAAAAATCCTCTTCTCCTACACTTGTTAATAAAAGTAATAAATTTTGTTAACCAATTTTTTACAGAAAAGTCCTCTTCTCTTAAATTCTGTGCTTATAAAATCTTTCACGAAAAAGTCATTGTTCAAACCTTTAAATGGATGTTTAATACTATGACAAAAGTGGTAACAGGATTTGTTTCATCAAAGTATCTTACTGTTAATTGGGAATCAACAGGATAAGTAATCATGAAATAGAACTAACATATTTTACGCAACTTGGCATTTCATGAAAAATGACTTTAGTTTTACAATGGCTGTATGAAGAATGGAACGGGACATACCTGAGATGAGGGCAGAAAAATGCTACTTGTGAGTTCCTCGTTTAAGAGCACTGGAAGAGGTGGCATTTGACTCATAATTCCAGGCATTTTTGTCATGCTGCAGACACAAAAAGTATTGGCTAAATAAGACAATGGAACACCAAATCATATGCTCCTGATACAAATAATTACCTGTCCAAAACTGTGATTATGTTATTCCTCACATGGAAAAAGAGATCAATGTTTTGCTGCAGCTGCAACAAAAGTTTTCGCATCATCAGTACTTCCCCACAACAAATACTATGTTCAGTTTACGTAATACTATATTCTACTCGTGAGTACAATACATTTTGCAAAAACAATCCCATTACAGTCCAATGAAAGACTTCCAACCAGAAACTAATAGAACCAAGTCACATGTATTGGGTGAACAAAAGGGTTCAGGTATCACCTTTTGAGTAGAAAGATTTACAGAAATTTGTTCAAAAGACCGACTGTTTTCTTCTAGAAGATGTCTGGCCGTGCCACTCAGTACTGAAACACAAATAAAAATCGTTTCTGATTAGTGCATTAACTTAAAATTGATAAAAGACCATTTGAAAGTTGACACCCATAGTCATGAGTGAGTCCAGAAGGAATTTGGGAAACAATGACTATGTTTGACCAAAGAAACATGAAATGCATGAAACAATTTTTCAGGACTCTCAGACAATAATCTAACTAAGCAGATAGGTAACAAATGGCATTGATAAGCTCATATCTTGATGGGACCTATCTGACTCGATGTGTTTTATAGGGGAGTTCCAACTTTCAGCCTTCTAGAATTAGCCAAGTTATATGTCACTGAAAGTGGAAACAGGTTAACAGACTCAAGATATTGTAAACATTGGAACAATGAAATTTCAGGGATATGTACAATGATTGCCTCTATTAAATGTTGCAAGTCACATTGAGCAACATGATACTGATGCTATGCAGACTAACTTCGAAGACAACTCCATTAAGACTAACCAACCCCCACAGTCCAGCATTCAGTTTAAACTGATGTACGCAGAACCAAGCAAAAAAGTTAATTAAAGTCGGATTATTCAGCCAAAGTTTCTAAATTCACTCAACAGAGACATAACATAGGTGTAAGCACTATCAAGTAAAAAAGTTAACAATAAATAAACAAGGCATCATCACCAACATCTTAGTGCACATGTTAGCATCAGTTAATATGATAAAAGAGAAAAGTTCAACAATCATTTGCCAAAGTATAAATGTAGGAAGAGACTGAGAAGACCATCTTCAGCCTGAAAACATAATATCTAGTCGACGTAATTAGTTTGGGGAAAAACaggtttttttaatgtaaacaGCAAAATAATTAAACCTCCTGAGATCATGTAACCACACTGCTGGTTTGTGGTTGATGTATATGGAGCAACATTCACTGAAGAAGCTGAGGACATGTTAGTCTTCAAAGCTGGTTCCAACATTTTTTCCTGAGAAAGGGATGACTATCAGAACACCACCTTTAAGTTCTGGTTTATGTACTAGGTATTACAAGAAAGATACAGCTCATACACTTATTAATGCAACATCATCGACTTTGTTTAGCACTTTCTACAAATCATATGAAGAAACATTACCAGGGAAAAAAGCATATCCAAAATCAAATCAATCAGTTGATGACAACACTGACCACAAAACATTCTACTCAGACTGTCTGAGACCAATACCTAGGTTTATCAGAGAAAACAAAGCATGAGGCTTCCTAGGAACATATTTGGGTGAGCGTGGCACAAGGCATCAGTTATTTAGTTGATTTCCAGATTATTAACTAATATTCTATTACTCATTTAGCCTATTAACTAAGGACCACCTTGGCATCCGTGCAAACAACAACAGAGGGACAGCTACTGCAACTCTTAGCCCACCCACATAGCCAAGTTATCCTAGGTCGGACAGACTTCTGCTTGGGTCCTCAACGGTGAGGCTTTTGTTAGCAGTGCAATAAGTTGCTACTTAACTTTATTAATTGctagttattaattattttattttataaagtgttatatactattaataatgaatttagttattttagatAGTTTGTGTATGGCTCTAATCCATGGGACAAAGTAGTAGAAGTAGAACTGTATAAGTACTCAATTGTTTAGACTAGGCTTACTTATCTTATGATCATCATCGGAAAAAGAACAGCCACATTTTGGCAGTTTTTTCGTCTATTAACCTCTACTATTTGAGTTGTTTATTCAGCATTCAGCAACATCCAAGTAAGGAAAGGTCCATCAGTTTAGAGGAATGACAAGGCCAAAATCTGAGCAACACATAAGAAACCCAATAAAACCATTGCTCAGCTTTGGACTTCATTGCACCTTATGAGCAAAATTTCTAGTTTGCAGTTGAAGAGCACAAATATAGTCACACACGTTGCTTTTGACTGACAGCAAGTTGGatttcaatttttgaaattaCAGTATAACAATGCCTGGGTCGAGAAATTAATATCAGTTATGTATACCATATCGAAAAAACGACATTTTTTTACCTTCAGATCCCTAATTTTCTTCCCCAAGCATGGATGCTCCTGTTTCCTCCGCTTTCTCTGACAAACAACACAACACCATGAAAAGAAGTGACATTATTCTTAGTGGTGCAGCTAGAAGGTAAAAGAGCATATCAAGTAACacatcaataaaaatattactcgGAAGTAAGAGAATTCATATAAAAGTTACCATCATCCATCTGCATCGCAGAGCAACATCTCTGACCGTCTTGTCACGAAGTGAGGCAGCAATCTTAACATACTTTGTGATATTGTGTTCACTAGCATATCTACATATTATGGAATCACCCAAATGAAGTGGCCATGTAAGACAAAAAAACTCATACTCCATTTTACACCGAAATTATTTCAAATTAACTCTGTATCCAGTAAATAAGCATTTGTGGCAAGATGACGCCTGGAGTGGGTGGGGACATTTGGGGTACGAGCTTTACTTTCTGCATTGCAAATTAATAAACTCAAAAGATCCCAGACAATGTTAAACTTTTAGATTCACAATAAACAATGTGATTGGCCATAATAAACAATCTTTTGGAGAAAAGTTGAGGTGTTTATGTTATGGAAGTTTGTAGATGACAACCTACAGGGACAATCACCTCATGCAGAGCAGGGaaggagaaaaataaattaagctGACCTAGCCCCTAGTTGGCACCTTCCTAATACCAATATATTTAAGGACATCTCATTCAACAAGAATTCCaaccaaaaaaaaagatgaatgtAGATTGTAGAACTTGCTTATAACGGTATAACCACATTATCTTATCATTCATCAAATAACATTTTGGGCCTTGAGCACCGTGTCCCTGACTAGTTCAAACTATGATAGATCCCCTTCGCAGGACCTAAATCCTTGTTCAAATGCGATGCTGAAATCCACTCCTAACAAAAACCCTAGTTTAAGTTATTGTCTTCCAACCCTATAGCAGTATCCATCATCCGCAATCCTCTATGCTTTTATTAGCTTCATCCACTATCTCTGTTTAGGTTTATGTACTAATCATGTATTTTTCCATAAAGACAAGCAGAAGACAAACTATACGACGGACCATACTCTACAATCTTGCACCTCAGGAAGCAATTACAGCAGTGCTACACATTACAGAAAATATCCTAATATTAGCTGATTTTTTACCCCAATAGCAAGTAAAGTACCTACTTGGCAAGTCCCTCCTCTAACTTGAATTGTTCATCAACCGACCACTCCACTGCGAAACCCCCGTCGTGCTTCAACCCGGGAAACGAATCCAGCACATGCGTCAACGAAGAATCAAGAGAATTCTGCGCACCAAAGAGCATTCTACCGCTAGGGTACTCATTTCCGCCCAAATTCATGCTTCCTCCGCCGTAATTGTAGTTTGCAGCGGCGCCGCCTgaaccgccgccgctgctgctgctcgTCGCTCCACCGGGTGCGAACAATCCGCCGTGCTGGGGATGGTGGTTGGGGTGAAAGCCAGCGCTCGACTCGCTTGTCATTTGTGAGTGCGAATTGTTTCAGCTACGgcagtaaaaaaaattgagcaCACGCATACCTTAAATTCTGTGAAAACATCTGGTGCAGCGGCGAGGATTTTGGTCCCTGCAAATTGCTCACATTACCTCCGGATTTTTGGAGTGAAGAATACAAGAGCAATTttccaaattggagagagaaagagggaaatAATTGACAACTGTTGCACTAAATTATAAGCAGATGCTGCTATTTGTTTTTGCTTTGTAAAGTGGGAGAAGTTTTTTGTTGCTgctctttttattttgtttttttctattttcttttattcttttccatttttgtttttttgtttttcctttataGTAAGAGCTCTAGAGATTTTATATGGGTAAGATTATCTTTGCTGAAGTAaatggattttatttttttatttcagttttctaACATGTACTAATGTTATCTTCACAAGTCAcaagaatataaaatttttacatcCATATCAATAAAGGTCTATCTATTGGAGCTCATGGTATATAGGTTGTTTGCTTATGTTCAATTAATTTTGAGTTCTACTCTACATTGAATATTACAAGATAATATTGAGCAATTTTAGTTATTGACTAACCATTTTCTTTCTGAAGTagcaataaataatgataaaactAAGTAGatgtatttatatttgtttttaattctatttatttattaataagtTATGTAGATAGGGGAAATTGGGGTATTAAATTATACATCTATATAATACTCCACTACAAAAGATCTTGTGTTTTAGATGTCTACAAGGCATACTAATTAAGTTGTgtctattgattttttttataaaaatgatgaaACATATTTAGTTGGTAAAATATTTAGTTTTGTACACATAATTGGTTAGATTTATTTTGAGTTTAAATAGGATAAATAAtaaactattattattatttatttaaaaaggaaatcatatatttcaaaattggaaaattgTTGAGGTGAATGTAGCAATGATTAAATTAAGTACTCGTTTTATGTAGTATAGTTACCAAGTTACTATATTTCATGTAGGCTAATACTCAAAAATAGAAAGTCGGCCTACACAAAACTATAGTCTATAGTTTATTGGTCCAGACATTACACTTTTCCAAAtcatttatttttctaattgCCGTTTCTGTCCCCTATCGAGCAATATAACCAAAATGTACTTCtaaatatttattcaaaataaattttgttttgaatatatttttgaaGATACTAATGTTATAATTCTATTATTTCCACTTAGCCTACGTTAAATCTCACTTTCTTCACTCTTCATTGATTACAAATTCATCATTTATTCGAACAAATTTTCATTAACTTTAGTTGTATGCATAAAATTAGAATGAGacatatttttgaaataataagcggtataattaaaaatatatgcacttcTTCCTATTGTAGTTGTAAAAAGAGTCATTTATTTGTTATAATATCATGAATGAAGGAGACATATTGAAACATTGGTGGAGCCATTGCGAATCCCAATAAGCATTCGATGCTCATTTATTGCATAAGAAATGGGCAAAACAAAAccaacatttatttttttatgtgcaAACCTCAATAAATTACAACTACGATTTCTTCTCTTTCAACCTTCTGCTGTAAAGTCTAGAATGAACTAAAAGCAAAATGTTATATAAAGATGGTCAATGATTTCCtgcccaaaatagaaacgttTTAAATCTGATGCTAAGATCTATGTGTTTTTATAgttacaaattcaaaatattcagGGTTAAGGGTTTAGGTATAATCTTCATTTTAGCAATCAAgataatctatttttttcatctccATCAATCATTTTGGTTAGTCAATTCCTACTTTTTTCATATAACATCTCGATTTTTAGCAATCAAGATCATCTATTCTTTTCATCTTCAACGAGCATTTTGATTCGTCAATTCctaatttttttcataacatCTCGCTATATTTATAATGGTGAAATAGTTTAATTCCTCAACATTTGGTATAtatatttcagtttttttataaTCCTTTtgttccacaataagagtcacactttgtcatttcggtccgtctcacaataagagtcacattttactttAACCATAAATGGCAAATAGGtttcacgttccactaactcacttcactcacattatattataaattcaaATCAGTATAAAAAATGGAcctattaactttttcaatccactaatatttacattttttgaaACTTGTGCTCACACTAAATGTGACTCCAATTGTGAGACGGAAGAGCACTTCATTTACTTAATGACTTAATTATGCACATTTTAACTGTACGCCTATACCTATATTTGTGCTATAGTTTAAAAAATTCATTGAAAGATTGAAGGTTTCGAAAATTAGAATCTTGAACCGATTATTTCATATCGGATCTAAAATCAACTTATTTATTCATGGTTCGAAATTGGTTTCTATCTTTGTTTATCAACTAATTTTGTTTCAACTAATTTAAAAATCATGAACTAATAGTTTGGAACCGATTCAAATGGAAATAGGGGCAGGGAACACATGTACACAGAATACATATCAATTAAGGATATGAAATTTAAGgcaaaaaagttttaaatttatgtttcttTCTCTTGAAAGTGGCTCAACTCATATCAATTTTGAAGATTTGAGATTTTAGTGGGTGCTGTCCAATCGGATGTTATTTCTAATGTCTACTCATCCAAAATATCATAGAAGTGACACAACTTTCAAAATATATCCAGCACCACTATTATTTTTCCAATGACAGTAGTATAATTGTTCACAAAGTAACCTTATTTACAATCTCAAAAATTACATCAAGGTTTAAGACATGGACACACTACTACTATATTGAtttttaagataaaaaaaaaaggacaGAAGAAATGCTGTATATATTTGATAAAGATACTTCTCTTTTAATTAGTAGATTGATTTTATATGAGATGAGTGTGAGTATTGAGAATGTGTgtgaattataattttataagaaaGTGATGACTCTTTGAGATTCATAGCAAATACTGCTATACTTTTATGTGTGTTTAAACTAGCGTTCatcaaataaatttaattatgactaaattattataaataactCTACGACCACAACTTTCACTTCTTCCACTGAAGCTCATCCCTCAGTTTCTCTTTTCCACctgttaggccatccacaacgctgttcctataccgttccttaaaccactatttgagggccccactgtacttttttactccattccttaactaaggaacggaacctgcaaccctccgttccttaaccattccttaaattattattcattcaatttcattttttttatttccaactaaattcaattaaaaaaacacactttattaaatttgacgcatttgttcaagtgattgttgcaatatttgacgcatttgttcaaaatgatccattagtttgattaaatttgggagaaggaaagcagagttgatttgagatgaaaattggggtggaaatagagaggaatagatgtgtgtttgtgattgaaatgagtatgaaataggagtatttatagagtaaataaataaataaaaaataaaaaaatacaaaacggatataaaaaaacggtaacattaccgttgca from Salvia splendens isolate huo1 chromosome 15, SspV2, whole genome shotgun sequence encodes the following:
- the LOC121768896 gene encoding uncharacterized protein LOC121768896, coding for MTSESSAGFHPNHHPQHGGLFAPGGATSSSSGGGSGGAAANYNYGGGSMNLGGNEYPSGRMLFGAQNSLDSSLTHVLDSFPGLKHDGGFAVEWSVDEQFKLEEGLAKYASEHNITKYVKIAASLRDKTVRDVALRCRWMMRKRRKQEHPCLGKKIRDLKEKMLEPALKTNMSSASSVNVAPYTSTTNQQCGYMISGVLSGTARHLLEENSRSFEQISVNLSTQKLQQNIDLFFHVRNNIITVLDSMTKMPGIMSQMPPLPVLLNEELTSSIFLPSSQPMIMFSSSSMAPVKQEPGC